From the genome of Actinacidiphila yeochonensis CN732, one region includes:
- a CDS encoding LLM class flavin-dependent oxidoreductase, whose translation MRVGTFVLAAQFPGQGHSEPLHRAVSTAEAAERAGLDSVWLAEHHFVPYGVCPSATTLAGLLLGRTRRIGVGTAVSVLTTAHPVALGEQAALLHLASGGRFTLGVGRGGPWVDLEVFGTDLAAFEGGFPESLDLLLSWLREPSVAGRGPRYRFREVAVVPRPDELEDSSGPPVVVACTSPGTVRLAALRGLPMLLGMHCGDAEKAEMVDLWRRTALAAGHSPDAVAAAGHVAAGVVQIGDTQEDAVELLLKTMPGWFQQGLAAHRTFDGTARRMRDPYGYTELLCSLHPVGPPRLCADRLAATAERTGITRFALLAEGSGDLDTTVQNVARLGGDVLPELA comes from the coding sequence ATGCGCGTTGGGACCTTCGTACTCGCGGCCCAGTTTCCCGGGCAGGGCCACAGTGAGCCCCTGCACCGGGCGGTGTCCACGGCGGAGGCGGCCGAGAGGGCCGGGCTGGACTCCGTGTGGCTGGCCGAACACCACTTCGTGCCCTACGGGGTGTGCCCGTCCGCCACCACGCTGGCCGGGCTGCTGCTGGGCCGTACCCGCCGGATCGGGGTGGGCACCGCGGTCAGCGTGCTGACCACCGCCCACCCGGTGGCGCTGGGCGAGCAGGCGGCGCTGCTCCACCTCGCGTCGGGCGGGCGGTTCACGCTGGGCGTCGGCCGCGGCGGCCCGTGGGTGGACCTGGAGGTGTTCGGCACGGACCTCGCGGCGTTCGAAGGCGGCTTCCCCGAGTCGCTCGACCTGCTGCTGAGCTGGTTGCGGGAGCCGTCGGTGGCCGGCCGCGGGCCGCGCTACCGGTTCCGCGAGGTGGCGGTGGTGCCGCGCCCGGACGAGCTGGAGGACAGCTCGGGGCCGCCGGTGGTGGTGGCCTGCACCTCGCCGGGCACGGTGCGGCTGGCGGCCCTGCGCGGGCTGCCGATGCTGCTCGGGATGCACTGCGGCGACGCGGAGAAGGCGGAGATGGTCGACCTGTGGCGGCGGACGGCGCTGGCCGCGGGCCACTCCCCCGACGCGGTGGCCGCGGCCGGGCACGTCGCGGCCGGGGTGGTGCAGATCGGCGACACCCAGGAGGACGCGGTGGAACTGCTGCTCAAGACCATGCCGGGCTGGTTCCAGCAGGGCCTCGCTGCGCACCGCACCTTCGACGGCACCGCCCGCCGGATGCGGGACCCGTACGGCTACACCGAGCTGCTGTGCTCGCTGCACCCGGTGGGGCCGCCGCGGCTGTGCGCGGACCGGCTGGCGGCGACCGCCGAACGGACCGGCATCACCCGCTTCGCTCTTCTCGCCGAGGGCTCCGGCGACCTGGACACCACCGTGCAGAACGTGGCCCGGCTCGGCGGTGACGTGCTCCCGGAACTGGCCTGA
- a CDS encoding amino acid permease: MSSDKTSPDAVPAAEGSAGDAGDAGYNKDLKSRHISMIAIGGAIGTGLFLGAGGRLVSSGPALALAYAVCGLFAFFVVRALGELVLYRPSSGSFVSYAREFLGEKGAYTAGWMYFLNWSTTGIADITAVALYVHYWGMFTAVPQWLLALIALTVVLSVNLISVRIFGEMEFWFAIVKVSALVLFLAIGVYLLVTRHPVGGRTPGFDIISSHGGLFPEGLLPVIVVLQGVIFAYSAVELIGVTAGETAEPHKVVPRAVNSIMWRVMLFYVGSVVLLALLVPYTGFSAGQSPFVTVLSKIGVPAAGGVMNLVVLTAAMSSLNSGLYSTGRILRSMAVAGSAPRFTGRMNRHQVPYGGILLTASVCVLGVGLNYVVPGQAFEIVLNIASLGVLTAWGMIMICHLVFVRRAKQGHVRRPAYRLPGSPVVEIVTLAFLAAVLVLMWFDKPVGRATVMIIPIVALALTVGWFRVRGRVTARAARGYPAEGLPVGSETATTTPESSGAS; this comes from the coding sequence ATGAGCAGTGACAAGACGTCCCCGGACGCCGTGCCCGCAGCCGAAGGCAGCGCGGGAGACGCGGGAGACGCGGGCTACAACAAGGACCTCAAGTCCCGCCACATCAGCATGATCGCCATCGGCGGCGCCATCGGCACCGGTCTCTTCCTCGGAGCCGGCGGCCGCCTGGTGTCGTCCGGGCCGGCGCTCGCCCTGGCGTACGCGGTCTGCGGCCTCTTCGCCTTCTTCGTGGTGCGCGCCCTCGGCGAGCTGGTGCTGTACCGGCCGTCGTCCGGTTCGTTCGTCTCCTACGCGCGCGAGTTCCTCGGGGAGAAGGGCGCGTACACGGCCGGCTGGATGTACTTCCTGAACTGGTCCACCACCGGTATCGCCGACATCACCGCCGTAGCGCTGTACGTGCACTACTGGGGCATGTTCACGGCCGTGCCGCAGTGGCTGCTGGCGCTGATCGCCCTCACCGTGGTGCTGTCGGTCAACCTGATCTCGGTGCGGATCTTCGGCGAGATGGAGTTCTGGTTCGCCATCGTCAAGGTCTCGGCGCTCGTCCTCTTCCTCGCCATCGGCGTCTACCTGCTGGTGACCCGGCACCCGGTGGGCGGCCGGACGCCCGGCTTCGACATCATCTCCAGCCACGGCGGGCTCTTCCCCGAAGGGCTGCTGCCGGTGATCGTGGTGCTCCAGGGCGTGATCTTCGCGTACTCGGCCGTCGAGCTGATCGGCGTCACCGCGGGCGAGACCGCCGAGCCGCACAAGGTCGTGCCCCGCGCGGTGAACTCCATCATGTGGCGGGTCATGCTCTTCTACGTCGGCTCGGTCGTGCTCCTGGCCCTGCTGGTCCCGTACACCGGCTTCTCCGCCGGCCAGAGCCCCTTCGTCACCGTCCTGTCCAAGATCGGTGTGCCGGCCGCGGGCGGCGTGATGAACCTGGTCGTCCTCACCGCCGCCATGTCCAGCCTGAACTCCGGCCTCTACTCCACCGGCCGCATCCTGCGCTCCATGGCCGTGGCGGGCTCGGCCCCGCGGTTCACCGGCCGTATGAACCGCCACCAGGTGCCCTACGGCGGCATCCTGCTCACGGCGAGCGTCTGCGTCCTCGGCGTGGGGCTGAACTACGTGGTGCCGGGCCAGGCCTTCGAGATCGTGCTGAACATCGCCTCGCTCGGCGTCCTCACCGCGTGGGGCATGATCATGATCTGCCACCTGGTCTTCGTCCGCCGCGCCAAGCAGGGCCACGTGCGGCGCCCCGCCTACCGCCTGCCGGGCTCGCCGGTCGTCGAGATCGTCACGCTGGCGTTCCTCGCGGCCGTGCTGGTGCTGATGTGGTTCGACAAGCCGGTGGGCCGCGCGACCGTCATGATCATCCCCATCGTGGCCCTGGCCCTGACGGTGGGCTGGTTCCGCGTCCGCGGCCGGGTCACCGCGCGCGCGGCGCGGGGGTACCCGGCGGAGGGCCTCCCGGTCGGCTCGGAGACGGCCACCACGACCCCGGAGTCCTCGGGCGCGTCCTAG
- a CDS encoding SCO5389 family protein: MSLDVSPALLAQAERGEVDEKEFVDCVRTSLPYAWEMISSLVARLTVDGGDFADNQVPPPSEAERGQLLRALASDAIRGALQRHFGVRLAFQNCHRVAVFPLDRDVQETYSRFTSVRAQLLNQSPELRDC; encoded by the coding sequence ATGTCCCTCGACGTCTCACCGGCCCTCCTGGCACAGGCCGAGCGAGGCGAGGTCGACGAGAAGGAGTTCGTCGACTGCGTCCGGACGTCCCTCCCCTACGCGTGGGAGATGATCAGCTCCCTGGTCGCGCGCCTGACCGTCGACGGAGGGGACTTCGCCGACAACCAGGTGCCACCGCCGAGTGAGGCGGAGCGCGGGCAGTTGCTGCGCGCGCTGGCCAGCGACGCGATCCGCGGCGCGCTCCAGCGGCACTTCGGGGTGCGGCTGGCCTTCCAGAACTGCCACCGGGTGGCCGTCTTCCCGCTGGACCGCGATGTGCAGGAGACCTACAGCCGGTTCACCTCGGTCCGTGCCCAGCTGCTCAACCAGTCGCCGGAGCTGCGCGACTGCTGA
- a CDS encoding ABC transporter ATP-binding protein: MIQAVGLTKRYGTKTAVHDLSFEVRPGAVTGFLGPNGSGKSTTMRMILGLDAPTAGQVTIGGTPYRDLPNAPRQVGALLDAKAVHGGRSARQHLMCLAQLSGLPARRVDEVLGVVGLQDVAGRRSKGFSLGMGQRLGIAGALLGDPEVLLFDEPVNGLDPEGIHWVRNLMRSLAAEGRTVFVSSHLMSEMALTADHLIVIGRGQLMADMSVNDFIARHSTGFALVRTPDEGGQRDQLTKVLADAGGQVTADQDGALRVVGLPLPRISDLAHEAGVRLWELSRTRRRWRRRTCG, translated from the coding sequence ATGATCCAGGCAGTAGGCCTGACCAAGCGGTACGGCACGAAGACCGCTGTCCACGACCTGTCGTTCGAGGTGCGGCCGGGCGCGGTGACGGGCTTCCTCGGCCCGAACGGCTCGGGCAAGTCGACGACGATGCGGATGATCCTGGGCCTCGACGCGCCGACCGCCGGCCAGGTGACGATCGGCGGGACGCCGTACCGCGACCTGCCCAACGCACCCCGCCAGGTGGGCGCCCTGCTGGACGCCAAGGCGGTGCACGGGGGCCGCAGCGCCCGCCAGCACCTGATGTGCCTCGCCCAGCTGTCCGGCCTGCCGGCCCGCCGGGTGGACGAGGTGCTGGGCGTGGTGGGCCTCCAGGACGTGGCAGGACGACGGTCGAAGGGCTTCTCGCTCGGCATGGGCCAGCGGCTGGGCATAGCCGGCGCGCTGCTGGGCGACCCGGAGGTGCTGCTCTTCGACGAGCCGGTCAACGGTCTCGACCCGGAGGGCATCCACTGGGTCCGCAACCTGATGCGCTCGCTGGCCGCCGAGGGCCGTACCGTCTTCGTCTCCAGCCACCTGATGAGCGAGATGGCGCTGACCGCCGACCACCTCATCGTCATCGGGCGCGGTCAGCTGATGGCGGACATGAGCGTCAACGACTTCATCGCCCGTCACTCGACCGGGTTCGCCCTGGTGCGCACCCCTGACGAGGGCGGCCAGCGCGACCAGTTGACGAAGGTGCTGGCGGACGCGGGCGGCCAGGTCACCGCCGACCAGGACGGCGCGCTGCGCGTCGTCGGCCTGCCGCTCCCCCGGATCAGCGACCTCGCCCACGAGGCCGGGGTGCGGCTGTGGGAGCTCTCCCGCACCAGGCGTCGCTGGAGGAGGCGTACATGCGGCTGA
- the nucS gene encoding endonuclease NucS: MRLVIARCSVDYAGRLSAHLPSATRLLLVKADGSVSVHADDRAYKPLNWMSPPCSLKEGDDGVWTVTNKAGEQLIITLEEILHDSSHELGVDPGLIKDGVEAHLQELLADRMEVLGEGWTLIRREYPTAIGPVDILGRDADGVTVAVEIKRRGEIDGVEQLTRYLELLNRDPLLAPVKGVFAAQEIKPQARVLATDRGIACAVLDYDGLRGIEDDKLRLF; encoded by the coding sequence ATGCGCCTCGTGATCGCCCGCTGCTCCGTCGACTACGCCGGTCGGCTGTCCGCCCACCTTCCGTCGGCCACCCGCCTGCTGCTGGTCAAGGCGGACGGCAGTGTCTCCGTCCACGCGGACGACCGGGCCTACAAGCCGCTCAACTGGATGTCGCCGCCCTGCTCGCTCAAGGAGGGCGACGACGGGGTGTGGACGGTCACCAACAAGGCGGGCGAGCAGCTGATCATCACCCTTGAGGAGATACTGCACGACTCCTCGCACGAGCTGGGCGTGGACCCGGGGCTGATCAAGGACGGCGTCGAGGCGCACCTCCAGGAACTTCTGGCCGACCGGATGGAGGTGCTGGGCGAGGGCTGGACCCTGATCCGCCGCGAGTACCCCACGGCGATCGGCCCGGTCGACATCCTCGGCCGGGACGCGGACGGCGTCACCGTGGCCGTGGAGATCAAGCGGCGCGGCGAGATCGACGGCGTGGAGCAGCTGACCCGCTACCTCGAACTCCTCAACCGGGACCCGCTGCTGGCCCCCGTGAAGGGCGTGTTCGCGGCGCAGGAGATCAAGCCGCAGGCCCGCGTCCTGGCCACCGACCGCGGGATCGCGTGCGCCGTCCTCGACTACGACGGGCTGCGCGGCATCGAGGACGACAAGCTGCGGCTCTTCTAG
- a CDS encoding ABC transporter ATP-binding protein, with the protein MIELQGLTKRYGDKTAVDHLTFTVRPGVVTGFLGPNGAGKSTTMRMMLGLDTPTSGDVRIDGKHYAQLSEPLKYIGALLDAKAIHGGRTAYNHLLCLAQSNRVPRRRVDEVLETVGLTAVAKKRSKGFSLGMGQRLGIAAALLGDPEILMFDEPVNGLDPEGIHWIRNLMKGLAAQGRTVFVSSHLMSEMALTADHLIVIGRGRLMADTSMSEFIERNSKSFVRVRTPQPEQLKDLLSEAGHQVVQTSDGALELPDADSAAIGELAAGHQVVLHELSPQRASLEEAFMRLTAESVEYHAGGPAAAQGEWVPPVPPHEGAPPGGPDGRQQLGQPYGQQPYGQQPGGQSAQPQWGSDWRGKQKGN; encoded by the coding sequence ATGATTGAGTTGCAGGGGCTCACCAAGCGGTACGGGGACAAGACCGCTGTCGACCACCTCACCTTCACCGTGCGCCCCGGCGTGGTGACGGGCTTCCTCGGCCCGAACGGCGCGGGTAAGTCCACGACGATGCGCATGATGCTCGGCCTCGACACCCCCACCAGCGGGGACGTACGGATCGACGGCAAGCACTACGCGCAGCTCAGCGAGCCGTTGAAGTACATCGGCGCGCTGCTGGACGCCAAGGCGATCCACGGCGGCCGCACCGCGTACAACCACCTGCTGTGCCTGGCCCAGTCGAACCGCGTCCCGCGCCGCAGGGTGGACGAGGTGCTGGAGACCGTCGGCCTGACGGCGGTGGCGAAGAAGCGGTCCAAGGGCTTCTCGCTGGGCATGGGACAGCGGCTGGGTATCGCCGCGGCGCTCCTGGGCGATCCGGAGATCCTGATGTTCGACGAGCCGGTCAACGGACTGGACCCGGAGGGCATCCACTGGATCCGCAACCTGATGAAGGGTCTGGCGGCGCAGGGCCGTACGGTGTTCGTCTCCAGCCACCTGATGAGCGAGATGGCGCTGACGGCCGACCACCTCATCGTCATCGGGCGCGGGCGGCTGATGGCCGACACCTCGATGTCGGAGTTCATCGAGCGGAACTCCAAGTCGTTCGTGCGGGTGCGCACCCCGCAGCCGGAGCAGCTCAAGGACCTGCTGTCGGAGGCCGGCCACCAGGTGGTGCAGACCTCCGACGGCGCCCTGGAGCTGCCGGACGCCGACTCCGCCGCGATCGGCGAGCTGGCCGCCGGGCACCAGGTGGTGCTGCACGAACTCAGCCCGCAGCGGGCGTCGTTGGAGGAGGCGTTCATGCGGCTGACGGCCGAGTCGGTGGAGTACCACGCGGGCGGCCCGGCGGCCGCCCAGGGCGAGTGGGTCCCGCCCGTCCCACCCCACGAGGGGGCTCCGCCCGGCGGGCCCGACGGGCGGCAGCAGCTCGGACAGCCCTACGGACAGCAGCCTTACGGACAGCAGCCGGGCGGGCAGTCCGCCCAGCCCCAGTGGGGCTCCGACTGGCGCGGCAAGCAGAAGGGGAACTGA
- a CDS encoding DUF4232 domain-containing protein, whose translation MRARKLTLAALAVAAGLSLAACQSGTDTKGQSAPSSAPTASAPDSGSGSGNADQSGANESAGTDSAGTASGSGSGTGSGSGSGTGSGSGSGGSNGAGSGSSGGTASNANSGVGRCHTGELEITAQDGTIDGDPDGTVVVELKNRSDQDCVIAGYAGVDLETSAGALSAQRTGQETTSSVLKSGKSTYFPVEYPFNTSGGSGVRITGLVVTPPNETTSVTLSWPGAATLPVTDGSGSPVKVGPVGSAGQGGE comes from the coding sequence ATGCGCGCTCGCAAGCTCACTCTCGCCGCCCTGGCCGTCGCCGCCGGTCTCTCGCTCGCCGCGTGCCAGAGCGGTACGGACACCAAGGGACAGAGCGCCCCCTCGTCCGCACCGACCGCGTCCGCCCCGGACAGCGGTTCTGGTTCCGGTAACGCGGATCAGAGCGGTGCGAACGAGTCCGCCGGGACCGACTCCGCCGGGACCGCTTCGGGCTCCGGCTCCGGCACCGGCTCCGGCTCCGGCTCCGGCACCGGGTCCGGCTCCGGTTCTGGTGGGAGCAATGGGGCCGGCTCCGGCTCCAGCGGCGGGACCGCGTCCAACGCGAACAGCGGGGTCGGCCGGTGCCACACGGGGGAGTTGGAGATCACGGCGCAGGACGGCACCATCGACGGCGACCCTGACGGGACCGTCGTGGTGGAGCTGAAGAACCGGAGCGACCAGGACTGCGTGATCGCCGGGTACGCGGGCGTCGACCTGGAGACCAGTGCGGGAGCGCTGTCCGCGCAGCGCACCGGCCAGGAGACCACGTCGAGCGTCCTCAAGAGCGGGAAGTCGACGTACTTCCCCGTCGAGTACCCGTTCAACACCTCGGGCGGCTCCGGCGTGCGCATCACGGGGCTGGTGGTCACCCCGCCGAACGAGACGACGTCGGTGACCCTCAGCTGGCCGGGCGCCGCCACCCTGCCGGTCACTGACGGCTCCGGCTCGCCCGTGAAGGTGGGCCCGGTCGGAAGCGCCGGCCAGGGCGGCGAGTGA
- a CDS encoding ABC transporter permease, with amino-acid sequence MASPSAVLLSEWTKIRSVRSTVWTLALAFLVTLALGAVICLVFNNQWSTMSQEDMLTFDPTNTSFFGMTLGQLALIVFGVLVFSSEYSTGMIRTSLAAVPQRASFYLAKVAVAGMLAFVVGMVTSFLTFFLGQALLGSHKAHIGDPGVLRAVFGAGLYMTLLVLLCVGAAAMLRSPMLGLGIMMPFFFLVSPILTAVPKVKTVARYFPDQAGRKIMQVVPSSGDHTSYGPWGGILIMAVWVVVVLIGGYAVLKRRDA; translated from the coding sequence ATGGCATCGCCTTCCGCGGTCCTGCTCTCGGAGTGGACGAAGATCCGCTCGGTGCGCTCCACGGTGTGGACGCTGGCGCTCGCCTTCCTGGTGACGCTGGCGCTCGGCGCGGTGATCTGCCTGGTCTTCAACAACCAGTGGAGCACCATGTCCCAGGAGGACATGCTCACCTTCGACCCGACGAACACCAGCTTCTTCGGGATGACGCTCGGCCAGCTGGCGCTGATCGTCTTCGGCGTGCTGGTGTTCTCCAGCGAGTACAGCACCGGCATGATCCGCACCTCGCTGGCGGCCGTCCCGCAGCGCGCCTCGTTCTACCTGGCGAAGGTGGCGGTGGCGGGCATGCTGGCCTTCGTGGTCGGCATGGTCACCAGCTTCCTCACCTTCTTCCTCGGCCAGGCCCTGCTCGGCTCGCACAAGGCCCACATCGGCGACCCGGGGGTGCTGCGCGCGGTCTTCGGCGCGGGCCTCTACATGACGCTGCTGGTGCTGCTGTGCGTGGGCGCCGCGGCCATGCTGCGCAGCCCGATGCTGGGGCTGGGCATCATGATGCCGTTCTTCTTCCTGGTCTCGCCGATCCTCACGGCGGTGCCGAAGGTGAAGACCGTGGCCCGGTACTTCCCCGACCAGGCGGGCCGCAAGATCATGCAGGTCGTGCCCTCCTCGGGGGACCACACCTCCTACGGGCCCTGGGGCGGCATCCTCATCATGGCCGTGTGGGTGGTGGTCGTCCTGATCGGCGGCTACGCGGTGCTGAAGCGCCGGGACGCGTAG
- a CDS encoding coiled-coil domain-containing protein produces the protein MSDTSSPFGFELVRRGYDRGQVDDRITKLVADRDSALSRITALEKRIEELHLETQNAQAQVSDSEPSYAGLGARVEKILRLAEEEAKDLREEARRAAEQHRELAESAAAQVRSDAESYASDRKAKAEEEGGRIVEKAKGDASQLRTDAQKDASAKREEADALFEETRAKAAQAAADFETNLAKRREQSERDLASRQAKAEKRLAEIEHRAEQLRLEAEKLRTDAERRARQTVETAQRQSEDIVADANAKADRIRSESERELAALTNRRDSINAQLTNVREMLATLTGAAVAAATSPADDEPVSRGVPAQQSR, from the coding sequence ATGAGCGACACTTCCTCCCCTTTCGGCTTTGAGCTAGTGCGTCGCGGATACGACCGCGGACAGGTGGACGACCGCATCACCAAGCTCGTCGCCGACCGTGACAGCGCGCTGAGCCGCATCACCGCGCTGGAGAAGCGGATCGAGGAGCTGCACCTGGAGACGCAGAACGCCCAGGCCCAGGTCAGCGACTCGGAGCCGTCCTATGCGGGCCTCGGTGCCCGTGTCGAGAAGATCCTCCGCCTCGCGGAGGAGGAGGCGAAGGACCTGCGCGAGGAGGCCCGTCGGGCCGCCGAGCAGCACCGCGAGCTGGCCGAGTCGGCCGCCGCCCAGGTGCGCAGCGACGCCGAGAGCTACGCCTCCGACCGGAAGGCCAAGGCCGAGGAAGAGGGCGGCCGGATCGTCGAGAAGGCGAAGGGCGACGCCAGCCAGCTGCGGACCGACGCGCAGAAGGACGCCTCCGCCAAGCGCGAGGAGGCCGACGCGCTCTTCGAGGAGACCCGCGCCAAGGCCGCCCAGGCCGCCGCGGACTTCGAGACGAACCTCGCCAAGCGCCGTGAGCAGTCCGAGCGCGACCTGGCGTCGCGTCAGGCGAAGGCGGAGAAGCGCCTGGCGGAGATCGAGCACCGCGCCGAGCAGCTGCGCCTGGAGGCGGAGAAGCTCCGCACGGACGCCGAGCGTCGTGCGCGCCAGACCGTGGAGACGGCGCAGCGCCAGTCCGAGGACATCGTCGCGGACGCGAACGCCAAGGCCGACCGGATCCGCAGCGAGTCCGAGCGCGAGCTGGCGGCGCTCACCAACCGCCGCGACAGCATCAACGCGCAGCTGACCAACGTGCGCGAGATGCTGGCCACCCTCACCGGCGCGGCGGTCGCGGCGGCCACCTCCCCGGCCGACGACGAGCCCGTCTCGCGCGGCGTTCCGGCCCAGCAGTCCCGCTGA
- a CDS encoding ABC transporter permease yields MGALPHQASLEEAYMRLTNGAVDYRSTLDPRQSLQQPAAAGPRSPVGAPARPGPYGPPPVPALPAAVPPVPPAPAVTPPPRPTARTPDDRSRARRPRPSRRRPPRPARDPYGPPQAQPPAPHPMPPGAGFTSRIPVRPARFSHALRSEWTKIRTVRSTMWTLGVMLLLVIGIDLLIVAALHNHHDTSTPVLAPGLFGLLLGEIAVLTLGALVITSEYGTGMIRTTLTTCPSRSRVLAAKAIVFFLVSFVTTTLACAFTAVVNNAAFGGQPVDPGLTPAVGVAVHNGVTAASGGEWLGATAGVGLYVALLGLLALSVGSLLRHSAGAIATMLGAVLLPLIVALFLPSSLESFREGMIRYSAPNGLASLYHVPMIGSENQNGTHQLVMLACVTAVALVSAFTALNARDV; encoded by the coding sequence GTGGGAGCTCTCCCGCACCAGGCGTCGCTGGAGGAGGCGTACATGCGGCTGACCAACGGGGCGGTGGACTACCGCTCCACGCTGGACCCGCGCCAGAGCCTCCAGCAGCCGGCCGCCGCGGGCCCCCGCAGCCCGGTTGGGGCGCCCGCACGGCCAGGCCCCTACGGCCCGCCCCCGGTGCCCGCCCTCCCGGCAGCCGTACCCCCGGTGCCTCCGGCGCCCGCCGTCACCCCCCCGCCCCGTCCGACCGCGAGGACGCCCGATGACCGCTCCCGTGCCCGCCGGCCCCGGCCTTCCCGGCGCCGCCCACCCCGGCCCGCCCGCGACCCCTACGGTCCGCCGCAGGCCCAGCCCCCAGCACCGCACCCGATGCCGCCCGGCGCCGGGTTCACCTCGCGGATACCGGTGCGGCCGGCCCGGTTCAGCCACGCGCTGCGCTCGGAGTGGACGAAGATCCGCACCGTCCGCTCCACCATGTGGACGCTCGGGGTGATGCTCCTGCTGGTGATCGGCATCGACCTGCTGATCGTGGCGGCCCTGCACAACCACCACGACACCTCCACCCCGGTGCTCGCCCCCGGCCTGTTCGGGCTACTGCTCGGGGAGATCGCGGTGCTGACCCTCGGCGCGCTGGTGATCACCTCCGAGTACGGCACCGGCATGATCCGCACCACCCTCACCACCTGCCCGAGCCGGTCCCGGGTGCTGGCGGCCAAGGCGATCGTCTTCTTCCTGGTCTCCTTCGTCACCACCACGCTGGCCTGCGCGTTCACCGCGGTCGTCAACAACGCGGCGTTCGGCGGCCAGCCGGTGGACCCGGGCCTGACCCCGGCCGTGGGCGTGGCGGTCCACAACGGCGTGACGGCCGCCAGCGGCGGCGAGTGGCTCGGCGCCACCGCCGGCGTGGGCCTGTACGTGGCGCTGCTCGGCCTGCTGGCCCTGTCGGTGGGGTCGCTGCTGCGCCACTCGGCGGGCGCGATCGCCACGATGCTCGGGGCGGTGCTGCTGCCGCTGATCGTGGCGCTGTTCCTGCCGTCCAGCCTGGAGTCGTTCCGCGAGGGGATGATCCGCTACTCCGCGCCGAACGGCCTCGCCTCGCTCTACCACGTGCCGATGATCGGGAGCGAGAACCAGAACGGCACGCACCAGCTCGTCATGCTCGCCTGCGTGACGGCCGTCGCCCTCGTCTCGGCCTTCACCGCGCTCAACGCCCGCGACGTGTGA